A genomic stretch from Nocardia wallacei includes:
- a CDS encoding ATP-dependent Clp protease ATP-binding subunit, whose product MTAAWPGSLGSFDDIFNRFFGSSGLTAEPPVQRIDLGRLLSDNAKTLVATARDAAREWGNAEITPEHLLYAATEVEPSRSVIAQLDLDPDQVGAQMRGAAGSGAASATTAGGGIVLSPAAKLALRNAQRSAAEAGSSYIGPEHVLLGLAANSDSPAAQALAGARLPQAEGQKVPSDTPTLDEYGRDLTAEARAGKVDPVVGRAEEIEQTVEILSRRRKNNPVLIGDPGVGKTAIVEGLAQRIVNGDVPTTLADRRVIALDVGSLVAGSKYRGEFEERLTKILDEVREHSGELILFIDELHTIVGAGSGGEGSMDAGNLLKPALARGELHAIGATTIDEYRKHIEKDAALERRFQPVMVTEPSVSDTVEILRGLADVYEEHHQVRYDDEALIAAAELSDRYITDRFMPDKAIDLVDQSGARVRLRTRMPGPDRREAEEELARLKREKDAAVAAEDYARADSLKDQIVAAEERVERIGREADDLPHVTVDDIAAVVSKQTGIPVSELTVEEKQRLLRLEDVLHKRVVGQEEAITAVAEAVRRARAGMQDPNRPIGSFLFLGPTGVGKTELAKALAEAVFGDEDRMIRFDMSEFQEKHTVSRLVGAPPGYIGYDDAAQLTDKVRRQPYSVILFDEVEKAHPDVFNVLLQLLDDGRVTDSKGRTVDFKNTIVIMTSNIGSDLILNAPAGDVDSLTLKLMERLRQHFRPEFLNRIDETIVFHRLDQEQLRHIVDLVLDGPRRRLRAQDIELDVSDAARDWLAHNGYQPEFGARPLRRTVQKELENRVSTLVLGGDLEPGDTVRVDADDVGLLVSAVARRDGREESLAAVSSNGKKGAKKSAKRKSETAHGK is encoded by the coding sequence ATGACCGCAGCTTGGCCCGGTTCGCTCGGCTCGTTCGACGACATCTTCAACCGATTCTTCGGCTCGTCGGGATTGACAGCCGAGCCGCCGGTGCAGCGCATCGACCTCGGGCGCCTGCTCAGCGACAACGCCAAGACCCTGGTCGCCACGGCTCGCGACGCGGCGCGGGAGTGGGGCAATGCCGAGATCACGCCCGAGCATCTGCTCTACGCGGCCACCGAGGTGGAGCCGTCGCGCAGCGTCATCGCCCAGCTGGATCTCGACCCGGATCAGGTCGGAGCGCAGATGCGCGGCGCGGCGGGCAGCGGCGCGGCGTCGGCCACGACGGCCGGCGGGGGTATCGTGCTGAGCCCGGCCGCCAAGCTCGCGCTGCGCAACGCCCAGCGCAGCGCCGCCGAGGCCGGGTCGAGCTACATCGGTCCCGAGCATGTCCTGCTCGGTCTCGCCGCCAACAGCGACAGCCCGGCCGCGCAGGCGCTGGCGGGGGCCAGGCTGCCGCAGGCCGAAGGGCAGAAGGTGCCCAGCGATACCCCGACCCTGGACGAGTACGGCCGTGACCTCACCGCCGAGGCCCGCGCGGGAAAGGTGGATCCCGTCGTGGGCCGCGCCGAGGAGATCGAGCAGACCGTCGAGATCCTGTCGCGGCGGCGCAAGAACAATCCGGTGCTGATCGGCGATCCCGGTGTCGGCAAGACGGCGATCGTCGAGGGGCTGGCGCAGCGCATCGTCAACGGCGACGTTCCCACGACCCTCGCCGACCGCCGGGTCATCGCGCTGGACGTGGGATCGCTGGTGGCGGGCAGCAAGTATCGCGGCGAATTCGAGGAGCGGCTGACCAAGATCCTGGACGAGGTGCGTGAGCATTCCGGCGAGCTGATCCTGTTCATCGACGAACTGCACACCATCGTCGGCGCCGGGTCCGGCGGCGAGGGCTCGATGGACGCGGGCAACCTGCTCAAACCGGCATTGGCCCGCGGCGAACTGCACGCCATCGGCGCGACCACCATCGACGAGTACCGCAAGCACATCGAGAAGGACGCCGCCCTGGAACGCCGCTTCCAGCCGGTGATGGTGACCGAGCCGTCGGTCTCCGACACGGTCGAGATCCTGCGCGGGCTGGCCGACGTCTACGAGGAACACCACCAGGTCCGCTACGACGACGAGGCACTGATCGCCGCGGCCGAACTCTCGGATCGCTACATCACCGACCGCTTCATGCCCGACAAGGCGATCGATCTGGTCGACCAGTCCGGGGCCCGGGTCCGGTTGCGCACCCGCATGCCCGGTCCGGACCGACGCGAGGCGGAGGAGGAGCTGGCCCGGCTGAAGCGGGAGAAGGACGCCGCCGTCGCCGCCGAGGACTACGCGCGGGCCGATTCGCTCAAGGATCAGATCGTCGCGGCCGAGGAGCGGGTCGAGCGCATCGGCCGGGAAGCCGACGACCTCCCGCACGTCACCGTGGACGACATCGCCGCGGTGGTGTCCAAGCAGACCGGTATCCCGGTGTCGGAGCTGACGGTGGAGGAGAAGCAGCGGCTGTTGCGCCTCGAGGACGTGCTGCACAAGCGGGTGGTGGGACAGGAGGAGGCGATCACCGCGGTCGCCGAGGCGGTGCGCCGGGCCCGGGCCGGCATGCAGGACCCGAACCGCCCGATCGGCTCGTTCCTGTTCCTCGGACCCACCGGCGTCGGCAAGACCGAACTGGCGAAAGCGTTGGCGGAGGCGGTATTCGGCGACGAGGACCGGATGATCCGCTTCGACATGAGCGAGTTCCAGGAGAAGCACACGGTGTCGCGGCTGGTCGGCGCGCCGCCCGGATACATCGGCTACGACGACGCCGCCCAGCTGACCGACAAGGTGCGGCGGCAACCGTATTCGGTGATCCTGTTCGACGAGGTCGAGAAGGCGCACCCCGACGTGTTCAACGTGCTGCTGCAGCTGCTCGACGACGGCCGCGTCACCGACTCCAAGGGCCGGACGGTCGATTTCAAGAACACCATCGTCATCATGACCAGCAACATCGGCTCGGACCTGATTCTGAATGCCCCTGCGGGAGACGTGGATTCGCTCACCTTGAAGCTGATGGAGCGACTGCGGCAGCACTTCCGCCCGGAATTCCTCAACCGCATCGACGAGACCATCGTCTTCCACCGGCTCGACCAGGAACAGCTGCGGCACATCGTCGATCTGGTCCTCGACGGCCCACGCCGCCGCCTGCGCGCCCAGGACATCGAGCTCGACGTCTCCGACGCCGCACGAGACTGGCTGGCGCACAACGGGTATCAGCCCGAGTTCGGCGCCCGCCCGCTCAGGCGCACCGTGCAGAAGGAGCTGGAGAACCGGGTCTCCACCCTCGTCCTCGGCGGCGACCTCGAACCCGGCGACACCGTCCGCGTGGACGCCGACGATGTCGGTCTGCTGGTCTCCGCTGTCGCCCGCCGCGACGGCCGCGAAGAATCCCTCGCCGCGGTGTCGTCCAACGGCAAGAAGGGCGCGAAGAAGTCCGCGAAGCGCAAGAGCGAAACCGCCCACGGGAAATAA
- the yidC gene encoding membrane protein insertase YidC — MLDFVYYPVSAVLWLWHTGFAAVLGAGSSLAWVLAIVLLVVTVRALLVRPFLAQVRFSRTMAVLQPQVRELQAKYADDREKLVAETRKLQQEHNFSLLRGCLPMVGQLLLFLGLYHVLRSFDRTGPVSQVPLLGNSTSMTAAENAATANYVFAPAQVQSFLQAKLLDAPLSATLATSGGSLSAVLAVVIPLVLIAGVATHFTARSAIARQTETTPQTRLINRLTLWVFPLGAAVAGVLMPVGILIYFATSNTWTFAQQHLIHRRLGPLPTANTPSPRRPESAAD, encoded by the coding sequence ATGCTCGATTTCGTGTATTACCCCGTGTCCGCCGTGCTGTGGTTGTGGCACACCGGTTTCGCCGCCGTGCTCGGCGCGGGCAGCAGCCTGGCCTGGGTGCTGGCGATCGTCCTGCTCGTCGTCACCGTGCGGGCGCTGCTGGTGCGTCCGTTCCTGGCCCAGGTGCGGTTCTCCCGGACCATGGCGGTGCTGCAACCGCAGGTGCGCGAATTGCAGGCCAAGTACGCCGACGACCGCGAGAAACTCGTCGCCGAAACCCGGAAACTGCAGCAGGAGCACAACTTCAGCCTCCTGCGCGGCTGTCTGCCGATGGTCGGGCAGTTGCTGTTGTTCCTCGGGCTGTACCACGTGCTGCGCTCGTTCGATCGAACCGGGCCCGTGTCGCAGGTGCCGTTGCTCGGCAACTCCACCTCGATGACCGCCGCCGAGAACGCGGCCACCGCCAACTACGTCTTCGCACCCGCGCAGGTGCAATCGTTCCTGCAGGCGAAGCTGCTGGACGCGCCGCTGTCGGCGACCCTCGCCACCTCGGGCGGATCGCTGAGTGCCGTTCTCGCCGTGGTGATTCCGCTGGTGCTGATCGCGGGTGTCGCCACCCATTTCACCGCGCGCTCGGCCATCGCCCGGCAGACCGAGACCACCCCGCAGACCCGTCTGATCAACCGGCTGACCCTCTGGGTGTTCCCCCTGGGCGCCGCCGTCGCCGGTGTCCTGATGCCGGTCGGCATCCTGATCTACTTCGCCACCAGCAACACCTGGACCTTCGCGCAACAACACCTGATCCATCGCCGCCTCGGACCACTACCCACCGCGAACACCCCATCCCCCCGCCGCCCCGAAAGCGCCGCTGACTGA
- a CDS encoding AraC family transcriptional regulator, giving the protein MSVIRSAGLRGFRATVAELGGDAEEFAVAAGLPIAALDADDLLVSDEAMALVLEIAAERLHCPDLGLRIARRQDLGMLGPLALAIRSSPTLAEALECTSRYLFVHARSLSLTLEPDPYGDRGVTALHYGVRPGLPIPVQGTDLGLGFLHRALSRLADGPYGLRTVELPYRPVAPRGVYEQFFGAPARFERPAAVLRVPSSLTSMAVAGSDETLRRLAMAFLAELSTGAGSAYEPKVRAAVRQLLGTTTPELSAVARLLTTHPRTLQRRLTAEGTSFAAILDDVRRTEARRYLTTTDLPMSQIASLIGLAEQSTFTRTCRRWFRTTPTALRRAQHTANNTAW; this is encoded by the coding sequence ATGTCGGTGATCCGGTCCGCGGGCCTGCGCGGCTTTCGCGCCACGGTGGCCGAACTGGGCGGCGACGCCGAGGAGTTCGCCGTCGCGGCCGGGCTGCCGATCGCCGCGCTGGACGCCGACGACCTGCTGGTCTCCGACGAGGCGATGGCGCTGGTGCTCGAGATCGCCGCGGAGCGGCTGCACTGCCCGGATCTGGGACTGCGCATCGCGAGGCGGCAGGATCTGGGCATGCTGGGCCCGCTCGCGCTGGCCATCCGCAGCTCGCCCACCCTCGCCGAGGCGCTGGAGTGCACCTCGCGCTACCTGTTCGTGCACGCGCGGTCACTGAGCCTGACCCTGGAACCCGATCCGTACGGGGACCGGGGCGTCACGGCGCTGCACTACGGCGTGCGGCCGGGGCTGCCGATCCCCGTGCAGGGCACCGATCTGGGGCTGGGTTTCCTGCACCGCGCGCTGTCGCGGCTGGCCGACGGGCCGTACGGGCTGCGTACGGTGGAGCTGCCCTACCGGCCGGTGGCCCCGCGCGGGGTATACGAGCAGTTCTTCGGCGCGCCGGCGCGGTTCGAGCGCCCGGCCGCGGTGCTGCGCGTGCCCAGCAGCCTCACCTCGATGGCCGTGGCCGGTAGCGACGAGACGCTGCGCCGGTTGGCGATGGCCTTCCTCGCCGAGTTGTCCACCGGCGCGGGATCGGCCTACGAGCCGAAGGTGCGCGCGGCCGTGCGTCAGCTTCTAGGCACCACGACCCCCGAATTATCCGCTGTGGCAAGGCTTCTCACCACGCACCCGCGCACCCTGCAGCGCCGCCTCACCGCCGAGGGCACCTCGTTCGCCGCCATCCTCGACGACGTGCGCCGCACCGAGGCCCGGCGTTACCTCACCACCACCGACCTGCCCATGAGTCAGATCGCCTCCCTGATCGGGCTGGCCGAGCAGTCCACCTTCACCCGGACGTGCCGCCGCTGGTTCCGCACCACCCCCACGGCCCTGCGCCGCGCGCAGCACACCGCGAACAACACGGCCTGGTGA
- a CDS encoding nuclear transport factor 2 family protein produces MDLVALEEIRAVKYRYLRALDLKRWDEFAGTLTEDATGNYGSPSGGRPLRFTGRAAIVDYMRSTLDRNIITVHVSSHPEIVVDGENATGSWCMEDTVIVPEFDVAIRGAAYYNDRYRKADGQWRIAHTGYERLYEATMSLSALPGFNLTANHWAPAAS; encoded by the coding sequence GTGGACCTGGTCGCGCTGGAAGAGATTCGTGCGGTGAAGTACCGCTATCTGCGGGCACTGGACCTGAAGCGGTGGGACGAGTTCGCCGGCACCCTCACCGAGGACGCGACCGGTAATTACGGTTCGCCGTCGGGTGGCCGGCCACTGCGGTTCACCGGCCGTGCCGCGATCGTGGACTACATGCGAAGCACGCTGGACCGCAACATCATCACCGTACACGTGAGCAGTCACCCGGAGATCGTGGTGGACGGCGAGAACGCCACGGGCAGTTGGTGTATGGAGGACACCGTGATCGTGCCGGAGTTCGACGTCGCGATCCGGGGCGCGGCCTACTACAACGACCGCTACCGGAAGGCGGACGGGCAGTGGCGCATCGCGCACACCGGCTACGAGCGCCTGTACGAGGCCACCATGTCGCTGTCCGCGCTGCCCGGCTTCAACCTCACCGCCAATCACTGGGCGCCCGCCGCCTCCTGA
- a CDS encoding flavin-containing monooxygenase, whose amino-acid sequence MTVAAEHLDVVIVGAGLSGIGAAYRLQSEHPGRSYAILEARESLGGTWDLFRYPGIRSDSDMFTLGYPFKPWRDAKSIADGPSILRYIQETADQYGIGQRIRYGTKVVGAEWSSDDARWTVTIRQGAERHTLTCGFLYCCAGYYDYDQGHAPEFPGVESFSGQLVYPQFWPEDLDYTGKRVVVIGSGATAVTLVPAMAEQAELVTMLQRSPTWISPVPGRDKYADRIRDLLPPQLAHRLIRTKNILFNVGFYQYCRRRPEAARKLLTGLSTRILKDERLVAEHFTPSYNPWDQRLCAVPDADFFKSMKKGKAEVVTDHIESFVPEGIRLRSGRVLPADVVVSATGLKLLAFGGISLTVDGAPVELSEQFVWQGAMLTGVPNFAVCIGYTNASWTLRADLTSRLVCKVLAHMDRRGYRAVVPEPQGHLEQHPLLDLASGYIQRSIGDFPRQGDRHPWRVRQNYLLDSATTMRTNLDKTLRPVQRAQKLQRV is encoded by the coding sequence ATGACCGTGGCAGCTGAACATCTCGACGTCGTGATCGTGGGGGCGGGTCTCTCGGGGATCGGCGCGGCCTACCGGCTGCAGTCCGAGCACCCCGGCCGCAGTTACGCCATCCTCGAGGCGCGCGAGTCGCTGGGCGGTACCTGGGACCTGTTCCGGTATCCCGGCATTCGTTCCGACTCGGACATGTTCACCCTCGGCTATCCGTTCAAGCCCTGGCGCGACGCCAAGTCGATCGCCGACGGCCCGTCGATCCTGCGTTACATCCAGGAGACCGCCGACCAGTACGGCATCGGGCAGCGCATCCGGTACGGCACCAAGGTGGTCGGGGCCGAATGGTCCAGCGACGACGCCCGCTGGACGGTCACCATCCGGCAGGGCGCCGAACGGCACACGCTGACCTGCGGCTTCCTCTACTGCTGCGCCGGTTACTACGACTACGACCAGGGCCACGCGCCGGAGTTCCCGGGTGTGGAATCGTTCTCCGGTCAGCTGGTCTATCCGCAATTCTGGCCCGAGGACCTCGACTACACCGGTAAGCGCGTGGTCGTGATCGGCAGCGGCGCGACGGCCGTGACACTGGTCCCGGCGATGGCCGAGCAGGCCGAGCTGGTCACCATGTTGCAGCGCTCGCCCACCTGGATCTCCCCGGTCCCGGGCCGCGACAAGTACGCCGACCGCATCCGCGACCTGCTGCCTCCACAGCTCGCGCATCGGCTCATCCGCACCAAGAACATCCTGTTCAACGTGGGCTTCTACCAGTACTGCCGACGGCGGCCGGAGGCGGCGCGCAAGCTCCTGACGGGACTGTCCACCCGCATCCTGAAAGACGAGCGGCTGGTCGCCGAGCACTTCACGCCCTCGTACAACCCCTGGGACCAGCGGCTGTGCGCCGTCCCCGACGCCGACTTCTTCAAGTCCATGAAGAAGGGCAAGGCCGAGGTGGTCACCGACCACATCGAAAGCTTTGTGCCCGAAGGGATCCGGTTGCGGTCGGGCCGGGTGCTCCCGGCGGATGTGGTGGTCTCGGCCACCGGGCTGAAACTGCTTGCCTTCGGCGGTATCTCGCTGACCGTCGACGGCGCGCCGGTGGAACTGTCGGAGCAATTCGTCTGGCAGGGAGCCATGCTCACGGGAGTGCCGAACTTCGCCGTCTGCATCGGCTACACCAATGCCTCCTGGACGCTGCGCGCCGACCTCACCTCCCGGCTGGTCTGTAAAGTGCTGGCGCACATGGACCGTCGCGGATATCGCGCGGTCGTGCCCGAGCCGCAGGGCCACCTCGAACAGCATCCGCTGCTCGATCTGGCGTCGGGCTACATCCAGCGTTCGATCGGCGACTTCCCGCGCCAGGGCGACCGGCATCCCTGGCGAGTACGGCAGAACTACCTGCTGGACTCGGCCACCACCATGCGGACCAACCTGGACAAGACACTCCGGCCGGTGCAGCGGGCCCAGAAACTGCAGCGCGTCTGA
- a CDS encoding short chain dehydrogenase yields the protein MRIIVIGATGTIGSEVAAQLEHGGHEVVRAARGGAVRVDMDDPASIDGLFATVPDVDAVICCAASGKLTPLDSDDDFYRGIQGKLFGQVHLVRTALRHLRDGGSITVTSGVFERVETGMSFGALVNAGLESFVRAAAVEMTRGVRVNAVSPGWVAETLESMGRDGAEGTPVRDVARAYLEAVEGSGQGQVLRPSRTGVRVV from the coding sequence ATGCGGATCATCGTCATCGGCGCGACCGGGACCATCGGATCGGAGGTCGCCGCCCAACTGGAACACGGCGGTCACGAGGTGGTCCGCGCGGCACGCGGCGGCGCGGTTCGCGTGGACATGGACGATCCCGCCTCCATCGATGGGCTGTTCGCCACGGTGCCGGACGTCGACGCGGTGATCTGCTGCGCGGCCAGTGGCAAACTCACGCCGCTGGATTCCGACGACGACTTCTACCGCGGCATCCAGGGAAAGTTGTTCGGCCAGGTCCACCTGGTCCGCACCGCGCTGCGCCACCTGCGCGACGGTGGGTCGATCACCGTGACCTCGGGCGTGTTCGAGCGGGTGGAGACCGGGATGTCGTTCGGCGCGCTGGTCAATGCCGGACTGGAGTCGTTCGTGCGAGCGGCGGCCGTCGAGATGACGCGCGGGGTGCGCGTCAACGCCGTCAGCCCCGGCTGGGTGGCCGAGACCCTGGAATCGATGGGACGCGACGGTGCCGAGGGCACTCCGGTCCGCGACGTGGCCCGGGCGTACCTCGAGGCCGTCGAGGGATCGGGACAGGGACAGGTGCTGCGCCCGAGCCGGACGGGCGTGCGGGTGGTCTGA
- a CDS encoding DUF6412 domain-containing protein produces the protein MTSRIRTAALVLCALVVSALAALAMPVGEPNALVAVGAAAVVALAVVAAHTARATLLPVIAPAGPPVSAQRRRRGSFLRQSNPDTAGRARPRAPGRGA, from the coding sequence ATGACTTCCCGGATCCGGACGGCCGCGCTGGTGCTGTGCGCGCTGGTCGTGTCCGCGCTGGCGGCCTTGGCGATGCCGGTCGGGGAGCCGAACGCCCTTGTCGCCGTGGGTGCGGCCGCGGTGGTGGCGCTGGCCGTGGTGGCCGCGCACACCGCGCGGGCCACCCTGCTCCCGGTGATCGCCCCTGCCGGGCCGCCGGTCTCCGCGCAGCGCCGCCGCCGGGGATCGTTTCTGCGCCAGAGCAATCCGGACACCGCGGGCCGGGCGCGGCCCAGGGCGCCGGGTCGCGGAGCCTGA